In one window of Laspinema palackyanum D2c DNA:
- the mutS gene encoding DNA mismatch repair protein MutS produces the protein MTGIKTTQTHITNADYRELDRDRLSAMYRHYAEIKDQYPHSLLLYRVGDFFETFFQDAIVVARELELVLTSKQGGDVGRVPMTGVPHHALERYAMQLVEKGYSVAVCDQVEDAAEAKGLVRREVTRVITPGTLLEDGMLKARTNNFLAAVVMAGNQWGLAYTDISTGEFFTTQAEDLEHLAQELMRLQPSEVLVPTNAPDIGTLLRPGEKSQHLSQYLPSCFCYSLRSQKPFTLVEARQRIFQYFKLRSLEGVGCENLPLAVRAAGGLLEYLEATQKENRIPLQLVRSYTLADYLIVDAQTRRNLEITQTVRDGTFYGSLLWAIDRTKTAMGGRALRRWILQPLLKIKGIQARQDTVEELVQKTELREEIQRLLSEIYDLERLTVRAGSGTANARDLIALADSLAKLPELSTLAQQGNSPYLKPLQQVSSELEALAVRLKRAIVESPPLHLSDGGLIRPNVYEALDEMRSLVEGDQQWLANLEVRERERTGISTLKVGYNKTFGYYISISRSKSEQAPSDYVRRQTLTNEERYITPELKERESRILTAQEDLNKLEYEFFVQLRSQVGEYAAMIRNVAKAVAAIDVLAGLAEIAIDRGYCRPEMVENRTLRITNGRHPVVEYSIPAGLFVPNSTRLGNAEDPGKSESDHRLAPDLIILTGPNASGKSCYLRQVGLIQLLAQTGSFIPASSATLGICDRIFTRVGAVDDLATGQSTFMVEMNETANILNHASPKSLVLLDEIGRGTATFDGLSIAWSVAEYLATEIRSRTIFATHYHEMNELASILSNVANYQVTVRELADEIVFLHQVQPGGADRSYGIEAGRLAGLPPVVIQRAKEVMSQIEKHSKIAVGLRKGAKKEGVNSSESTEQLDMFDF, from the coding sequence ATGACTGGGATTAAAACCACCCAGACCCATATTACCAATGCTGACTATCGAGAACTCGATCGCGATCGCCTCTCGGCGATGTATCGGCATTATGCGGAGATCAAGGATCAATATCCCCATTCCCTGCTGTTGTATCGCGTGGGGGATTTCTTTGAAACCTTTTTCCAGGATGCGATCGTCGTGGCGCGAGAATTGGAATTAGTCCTCACCAGTAAACAAGGGGGAGATGTGGGACGAGTCCCCATGACGGGTGTCCCTCATCATGCCTTAGAACGCTATGCCATGCAATTGGTAGAAAAAGGCTACTCCGTCGCCGTGTGCGATCAAGTGGAAGATGCAGCAGAAGCGAAAGGATTAGTCCGCCGCGAAGTGACTCGGGTGATTACCCCGGGTACACTGCTAGAAGATGGAATGCTCAAAGCGCGCACCAATAACTTTTTAGCGGCAGTCGTCATGGCCGGAAATCAGTGGGGATTGGCCTATACAGATATTTCCACGGGGGAATTTTTCACCACCCAAGCGGAAGATTTAGAGCATCTCGCACAAGAGTTAATGCGCCTGCAACCATCGGAAGTGCTAGTTCCGACCAATGCACCGGATATTGGTACATTGTTGCGTCCGGGGGAAAAGTCTCAACATCTCTCCCAGTATCTCCCTTCCTGCTTTTGCTATTCTCTGCGATCGCAAAAACCTTTTACCCTGGTAGAAGCGCGGCAGCGGATTTTCCAGTATTTCAAACTCCGTAGTTTGGAGGGGGTGGGATGTGAAAATCTCCCCTTAGCCGTGCGTGCAGCAGGGGGATTATTGGAATATCTGGAAGCAACTCAAAAGGAAAATCGGATTCCTCTGCAATTGGTTCGCAGTTATACGTTAGCGGATTATTTAATTGTTGATGCTCAAACTCGCCGCAATTTAGAAATTACCCAAACGGTCCGCGATGGCACATTTTATGGATCGTTGTTATGGGCGATTGATCGCACCAAAACTGCAATGGGTGGCAGAGCATTACGGCGTTGGATTTTGCAACCTTTGCTGAAGATTAAAGGCATTCAAGCGCGACAGGATACGGTGGAGGAATTAGTCCAAAAAACGGAACTGCGTGAAGAAATTCAAAGGTTGTTATCAGAAATCTATGACCTAGAACGCCTCACCGTTCGGGCGGGTTCGGGTACGGCAAATGCCCGGGATTTAATCGCATTGGCCGATTCTTTGGCAAAATTGCCGGAACTCTCCACCTTGGCACAACAAGGGAATTCTCCCTATTTGAAACCCTTACAACAGGTGTCATCAGAACTAGAGGCATTAGCAGTTCGCTTGAAACGGGCGATTGTGGAATCACCGCCGCTACATTTAAGCGATGGGGGGTTAATTCGTCCGAATGTGTATGAGGCGTTGGATGAGATGCGATCGCTCGTTGAAGGCGATCAGCAATGGTTGGCCAATTTGGAAGTGCGAGAACGGGAACGCACGGGAATTTCTACCTTGAAAGTGGGATATAATAAGACTTTTGGATATTATATTAGTATTTCGCGGTCAAAAAGTGAACAAGCACCATCGGATTATGTGCGACGGCAAACTTTGACCAATGAAGAACGGTATATTACGCCTGAGTTGAAAGAACGAGAATCACGGATTCTGACCGCACAGGAGGATTTGAATAAATTAGAATATGAGTTCTTCGTCCAGTTGCGATCGCAGGTGGGAGAATATGCGGCAATGATTCGCAATGTTGCCAAAGCAGTCGCGGCGATCGATGTGTTAGCGGGGTTAGCAGAAATTGCGATCGACCGGGGATATTGCCGTCCTGAAATGGTGGAAAATCGAACCCTGAGAATTACTAATGGTCGTCATCCCGTGGTAGAATATTCGATTCCAGCGGGATTATTTGTGCCGAATTCCACCCGACTAGGGAATGCCGAAGATCCGGGCAAATCTGAAAGCGATCATCGCCTTGCGCCGGATTTAATTATTTTAACTGGACCCAATGCTAGTGGCAAGAGTTGCTATTTACGGCAGGTGGGATTAATTCAGTTATTGGCGCAGACGGGGAGTTTTATTCCAGCAAGTTCGGCCACTTTAGGAATCTGCGATCGCATCTTCACCCGAGTTGGCGCAGTAGATGACTTAGCAACAGGTCAATCTACCTTTATGGTTGAAATGAATGAAACCGCCAATATTCTCAATCATGCCTCGCCTAAATCCCTAGTTTTACTCGATGAAATTGGCCGAGGAACCGCCACCTTTGATGGATTATCCATTGCTTGGTCCGTTGCCGAATATTTAGCCACAGAAATTCGCTCTCGCACGATTTTCGCCACCCATTATCATGAAATGAATGAACTGGCCTCCATCCTTTCTAATGTGGCCAACTATCAAGTAACGGTCCGGGAATTAGCTGATGAAATCGTGTTTTTACATCAAGTCCAACCCGGAGGCGCGGACCGTTCTTATGGCATTGAAGCAGGACGGTTAGCGGGGTTACCCCCAGTGGTGATTCAACGAGCAAAAGAGGTGATGAGTCAGATTGAAAAGCATAGTAAAATTGCTGTCGGACTCCGCAAAGGGGCGAAGAAAGAGGGAGTGAATTCCTCGGAATCGACGGAACAATTAGATATGTTTGATTTTTAA
- a CDS encoding RNA methyltransferase: MNESALARIRIVLVEPAGPLNVGSVARVMKNMGLSQLVLVNPQCDRQDEWAIKMAVHGADILEAAQIVNELPEALVGCQRAIATTGRSRSLPTDLETPRVALPWLLETPSALIFGREDRGLSNDELNYAQRFVQIPASPEYPSLNLAQSVAVCATELYQQATGLAEDKTSIPSPFISASSSIPTASLEELEGYYQHLERLLLEIGYLYPHTAPRRLEKFRRLYNRAQLSTQEVAMLRGILTQMEWALSQGSEVGDRL, translated from the coding sequence ATGAATGAAAGCGCATTAGCCAGAATTCGGATCGTGCTCGTAGAACCGGCTGGCCCCTTGAACGTGGGTTCAGTGGCCCGAGTGATGAAAAATATGGGGTTGTCTCAGTTAGTCTTGGTGAATCCCCAGTGCGATCGCCAGGATGAATGGGCGATTAAAATGGCCGTACATGGGGCAGATATTTTAGAAGCGGCCCAAATTGTCAACGAACTGCCAGAGGCCCTCGTGGGATGTCAACGGGCGATCGCAACCACCGGGCGATCGCGGTCCTTACCCACGGACTTAGAAACCCCCCGAGTCGCCCTCCCCTGGCTATTAGAAACCCCCTCCGCCTTAATTTTTGGTCGGGAAGACCGAGGATTGAGCAACGATGAACTGAACTACGCCCAGCGATTCGTGCAAATTCCCGCCAGTCCCGAGTATCCTTCCTTAAACTTGGCCCAATCTGTCGCCGTTTGCGCCACCGAACTGTACCAACAGGCGACTGGACTGGCAGAAGACAAAACCAGCATCCCGTCCCCCTTCATCAGCGCCAGTTCTAGCATTCCCACCGCCTCTTTGGAGGAATTAGAGGGATATTATCAACACTTAGAACGATTGCTCTTGGAAATTGGGTATCTTTATCCTCATACTGCCCCCCGGAGACTGGAAAAATTCCGACGGTTGTACAATCGTGCTCAATTATCCACTCAAGAAGTCGCCATGCTGCGGGGAATCTTGACACAAATGGAGTGGGCATTGTCCCAAGGCTCGGAGGTTGGTGATAGGCTATAG